One genomic region from Clostridia bacterium encodes:
- a CDS encoding class I SAM-dependent RNA methyltransferase produces MKEIELIATSAAGVEAVAKSEVIKLGFKGVTVENGKIMFKGDISSIPKANLWLRTADRVLLKIGEFEALSFEELFEKTKALPWDEWITKDGKFTVLGKSVKSKLFSISDCQAIVKKAVVEKLKSKYEVEWFKETGPEYTIQVSLLKDIATLTIDTSGTALHKRGYRAKNVEAPIKETLAAAMILISYWNKDRTLLDCFCGSGTIPIEAALIGKNIAPGLNRSFASEAWPVIDKQLWKQEKVNALKAINQDIKLNIFASDIDANAIKLAKENSAEAGVDDCIKFFAKDFKDVSISDNYGVIISNPPYGERLGERGAVENLYKDMGRAFSKYDTWSKYVLSPMEEFEKLFGKKADKKRKFYNGNIKVDYYQFFGPKSPG; encoded by the coding sequence ATGAAAGAGATAGAACTTATTGCAACATCCGCCGCCGGCGTTGAAGCCGTAGCTAAATCAGAAGTAATAAAGCTAGGATTTAAGGGCGTAACAGTTGAAAATGGAAAAATTATGTTTAAAGGAGACATATCAAGTATCCCAAAAGCCAATCTTTGGCTTAGAACTGCCGACAGAGTACTTTTGAAAATAGGAGAGTTTGAAGCATTGTCCTTTGAAGAATTGTTTGAGAAAACAAAAGCTCTCCCATGGGATGAGTGGATAACAAAGGACGGAAAATTCACTGTACTGGGCAAATCAGTAAAATCAAAACTATTTAGCATATCCGATTGCCAGGCTATAGTAAAAAAAGCTGTAGTAGAAAAGTTAAAATCAAAGTACGAAGTTGAATGGTTTAAGGAAACAGGCCCGGAATATACCATACAAGTATCCTTACTTAAGGATATCGCAACTTTAACAATAGATACAAGCGGCACAGCACTACACAAGAGAGGATATAGGGCTAAAAACGTAGAAGCCCCAATCAAAGAGACTTTGGCTGCAGCAATGATACTGATAAGTTATTGGAACAAAGACAGAACACTTCTTGATTGTTTCTGCGGCTCAGGTACTATTCCTATAGAAGCTGCTCTTATAGGAAAAAATATTGCACCCGGTCTTAACAGAAGTTTTGCATCAGAGGCTTGGCCGGTTATAGACAAACAATTATGGAAACAGGAAAAAGTCAATGCCCTGAAAGCCATAAATCAGGATATAAAACTTAATATATTTGCATCCGATATAGATGCTAATGCTATTAAGCTTGCAAAAGAAAACTCTGCGGAAGCAGGCGTGGATGATTGTATAAAGTTTTTTGCTAAAGATTTTAAGGATGTAAGCATTAGCGACAATTATGGAGTTATTATTTCCAATCCCCCATACGGTGAAAGACTGGGTGAAAGAGGAGCAGTAGAGAATCTTTACAAGGATATGGGAAGGGCTTTTTCAAAATACGATACCTGGTCGAAATATGTTTTAAGCCCCATGGAGGAGTTTGAAAAGCTCTTTGGCAAAAAAGCAGATAAAAAACGCAAATTTTATAATGGAAATATTAAGGTTGATTATTACCAGTTTTTTGGCCCAAAATCTCCTGGATGA
- a CDS encoding nucleotidyltransferase domain-containing protein, whose product MINCEAFINNAIEFCLKSLKGYSDTNEIVNCLTTHNSLLHSRFRYSIARDIAKLLFSIYPDHVKAVKLYGSTMEYTAGVFSDIDIVIHVNHFSNEMHDTIKTLNLELSEKYFILIGKAPEEWSYFIDIHVINSDPSQKALSSRAYLEYILHNESIEIS is encoded by the coding sequence ATGATCAATTGTGAGGCTTTTATAAATAATGCTATTGAATTCTGTCTGAAATCTTTAAAAGGTTACTCTGATACAAATGAAATAGTAAATTGCCTTACTACTCACAATAGTTTGCTCCACAGCAGATTCAGATATTCCATAGCCCGGGATATAGCAAAGCTTCTTTTTTCCATATACCCTGATCATGTAAAAGCCGTAAAGCTTTATGGCAGCACTATGGAATACACTGCAGGCGTCTTTTCCGATATAGATATCGTGATCCATGTCAATCATTTCAGCAATGAAATGCATGATACTATAAAAACCCTCAACCTGGAACTTTCTGAGAAATACTTCATACTGATCGGGAAAGCTCCCGAAGAGTGGAGTTATTTTATAGATATACACGTTATTAATAGTGATCCTAGCCAAAAAGCCCTCTCATCCCGTGCTTACCTTGAATACATATTACATAATGAATCAATAGAAATCAGCTGA